A stretch of Spirochaeta cellobiosiphila DSM 17781 DNA encodes these proteins:
- a CDS encoding class I SAM-dependent methyltransferase encodes MEAFENRIRKRYKHFKKWARRQNYEAFRFYDNDVPGFPYIIEEYGNHISLTEYEKEHLPEEVVNERNDKVLALIKRTFDIDDNHLHFRQRKKQSGSLQYNKKDHGKKYVIRETDLSFHIDLDSYLDTGLFLDHRISRQNVRSLSSGKRVLNLFCYTGSFSVYAASGGAIQVDSVDLSNTYLDWARENFELNNLDIKKHKFIREDILKWLSFYGEPYYDIIVLDPPTFSNSKKMNQIFDVSKDHLFLIRRCMDRLKSDGILLFSNNYRKFTMDPQILDQYLVKETTHLTIPNDFQDKKIHYSFEIRHNTKED; translated from the coding sequence ATGGAAGCTTTTGAGAATAGAATTCGTAAACGTTACAAGCATTTTAAAAAATGGGCACGTCGTCAGAATTATGAAGCTTTTCGCTTTTATGATAATGATGTTCCCGGATTCCCGTATATTATTGAAGAATATGGTAATCACATATCTCTAACTGAATACGAAAAAGAGCATTTACCTGAAGAAGTAGTAAATGAGCGTAATGATAAGGTTCTTGCCCTCATTAAACGGACTTTTGATATAGATGATAATCATCTACATTTCCGTCAGAGGAAAAAACAAAGTGGGTCTTTACAATACAATAAAAAAGATCATGGTAAAAAGTATGTTATAAGGGAGACGGATCTTAGTTTTCATATTGATCTTGATTCGTATCTTGATACGGGACTATTTCTTGATCATAGAATATCCAGGCAAAATGTTCGTTCTCTATCTTCTGGTAAACGTGTGTTGAATTTATTCTGTTATACTGGAAGTTTTTCAGTCTATGCTGCTTCTGGTGGGGCTATTCAAGTAGATAGTGTTGATTTATCTAATACTTATCTGGACTGGGCTAGGGAAAACTTTGAATTAAACAATCTTGATATTAAAAAACATAAGTTCATTCGAGAAGATATCCTAAAATGGTTGTCTTTTTATGGTGAACCTTATTATGATATTATTGTATTGGATCCTCCAACGTTCTCAAATAGTAAAAAAATGAATCAGATCTTCGATGTTAGTAAGGATCATTTGTTTCTAATTCGAAGATGTATGGATCGACTAAAATCAGATGGTATTCTGTTATTTTCTAATAACTATAGGAAATTTACCATGGATCCTCAGATTCTTGATCAGTATCTTGTCAAGGAAACAACTCACTTAACGATTCCTAATGACTTCCAGGATAAGAAGATACATTATTCTTTTGAGATCCGACACAATACTAAGGAAGACTAA
- a CDS encoding ATP-dependent Clp protease ATP-binding subunit, which yields MFKGLTQRAQRILTVFAQEEAKRYHSDQLLPEHIIIALLKDGDGVGYKALKSINIDPSDLQLELEKAIPKKQSGFILGDVPPSKRGKKILEDSAVEARNLGHEYIGTEHLLLAAANEQGSVISHYLGDHKITVEILRDIISELSGSSNKRKEPAGNQPGGRWKPSNNNRRPTPTLDEFSRDLTVMAKESKLDPVIGRDKEIARVIQILARRSKNNPVLIGDPGVGKTAIVEGLAQRIIDGTAPEVLLGKRVVTLDLASLIAGTKYRGEFEERLKRVMKEITTIGNIILFIDELHTIIGAGGAEGAIDASNMLKPALSRGEIQCIGATTLNEYKKYIEKDPALERRFQTVMVSEPSVEETIDILKGVSTQYEEHHNVSYTEDAIEEAARLSQRYITERSLPDKAIDLLDEAGAQKRIEKGVRPKELGSLEKQVEDLTAEKINFVNNQDYEKAASLRDSVRQLKEQIESLKQDWQSKLKTTRNLVSAEDIQAIISEITGIPLSRIAQEESDKLLRIEDELHKTVIGQHDAIKVIASAIRRSRTGISNPRRPLGSFVFLGPTGVGKSLLAKTLAEFLFGDPDALIRLDMSDFMEKHNVSRLVGAPPGYVGYEEGGLLTEKIRRRPYSVVLLDEIEKAHPDVFNLLLQVLEEGELQDNLGHTVSFRNTVLIMTSNAGARQISKSAGVGFQTDSGIMSYNEIKNSALNELKRFLRPEFINRIDDIVVFHSLNNKEVANIFEIMLADIKQRLLSQNLFLNIGKKGKEFLIKEGYDEVYGARPLRRAIQRYLEDPLSMEILKGKFKAGDTIQADFRKDCLIFKKKNNTNKEAVTVKS from the coding sequence ATGTTTAAAGGTCTAACCCAAAGAGCGCAGAGAATCTTAACTGTTTTTGCACAGGAGGAAGCAAAGAGGTATCATAGTGATCAGTTGCTTCCAGAACATATAATAATAGCCTTATTAAAAGATGGGGATGGTGTGGGATATAAGGCTCTCAAATCCATTAATATTGATCCTTCTGATTTACAATTAGAATTAGAAAAGGCCATTCCTAAAAAACAAAGCGGATTTATTCTTGGAGATGTTCCTCCTTCTAAAAGAGGAAAGAAAATATTAGAAGATTCTGCTGTCGAAGCCCGCAATTTGGGACATGAATATATTGGAACAGAACATCTCTTATTAGCAGCGGCTAATGAACAGGGTAGTGTAATAAGTCACTACCTGGGGGATCATAAAATCACAGTGGAGATACTTAGGGATATTATTTCAGAACTCTCTGGTTCTTCCAATAAACGTAAGGAACCTGCAGGCAATCAGCCTGGTGGACGATGGAAGCCATCTAATAATAATCGCCGCCCCACACCAACACTGGATGAATTTAGCAGAGATCTTACCGTTATGGCTAAGGAAAGTAAATTAGATCCAGTTATTGGCAGAGATAAAGAAATAGCCCGAGTGATACAGATTTTAGCAAGAAGAAGTAAGAATAATCCTGTTTTAATCGGTGATCCTGGTGTTGGTAAGACAGCCATAGTGGAAGGTTTAGCCCAACGTATCATTGATGGAACAGCGCCTGAAGTATTATTGGGAAAAAGAGTTGTTACTTTGGATTTAGCCAGTTTGATCGCTGGAACAAAATATCGTGGGGAATTCGAAGAACGTCTTAAACGCGTAATGAAAGAGATAACCACAATTGGTAACATAATTCTTTTTATAGATGAATTACATACTATCATTGGAGCTGGTGGAGCTGAAGGTGCTATTGATGCAAGTAATATGCTCAAACCAGCTCTATCTCGTGGTGAGATCCAATGTATTGGTGCTACAACATTAAACGAGTATAAGAAATATATAGAGAAAGACCCTGCTCTTGAACGTAGATTTCAGACCGTTATGGTTTCGGAACCTTCTGTTGAAGAAACAATTGATATTCTAAAAGGAGTTAGTACTCAATACGAGGAACATCACAATGTTTCCTATACGGAAGATGCTATTGAAGAAGCAGCCCGTCTAAGTCAGAGGTATATAACTGAGCGAAGTTTACCTGATAAGGCCATTGATCTTCTGGATGAAGCAGGAGCACAAAAACGTATTGAAAAAGGTGTCCGTCCTAAAGAATTAGGCTCCCTGGAAAAACAGGTAGAGGACTTAACGGCTGAGAAGATAAATTTTGTTAATAATCAGGACTATGAAAAGGCCGCAAGCCTCAGAGATAGTGTACGTCAATTAAAAGAACAAATTGAATCTTTAAAACAAGATTGGCAGTCAAAACTTAAAACTACCCGTAATTTAGTATCTGCAGAAGATATTCAGGCTATTATTAGTGAGATAACAGGTATTCCTCTAAGTCGCATTGCTCAGGAAGAAAGCGATAAATTATTAAGAATTGAAGATGAACTCCATAAGACAGTTATCGGACAACATGATGCTATTAAGGTAATTGCTTCTGCCATTCGACGTTCAAGAACAGGTATTAGTAATCCAAGACGTCCTTTAGGTTCTTTTGTTTTCTTAGGACCAACTGGTGTAGGTAAATCTTTGTTAGCAAAAACATTAGCCGAATTCTTGTTCGGTGATCCTGATGCTTTAATACGGTTGGATATGTCAGACTTTATGGAAAAACATAATGTGAGCCGTCTTGTGGGAGCACCTCCAGGATATGTTGGATATGAAGAAGGTGGTCTCCTTACTGAAAAGATTAGGAGACGACCATATAGTGTTGTATTGCTTGATGAGATAGAAAAAGCCCATCCCGATGTATTTAACCTGTTATTGCAGGTATTGGAAGAAGGGGAGCTTCAGGACAATCTTGGTCATACTGTTTCATTCCGTAATACTGTACTTATAATGACCTCTAATGCTGGTGCTCGACAGATCAGTAAAAGTGCAGGAGTCGGTTTTCAGACAGATTCTGGTATTATGTCTTACAATGAAATTAAAAACTCGGCCCTTAATGAGTTAAAAAGATTTCTACGTCCTGAGTTTATAAATAGAATTGATGATATAGTAGTATTCCATAGTCTTAACAATAAGGAAGTTGCTAATATCTTTGAAATCATGCTAGCTGATATTAAACAACGTTTATTGAGCCAGAATCTGTTTCTTAACATTGGTAAGAAGGGTAAGGAATTCCTTATAAAAGAAGGTTATGATGAAGTATATGGAGCTAGACCTCTTAGAAGGGCCATACAACGTTATTTAGAGGATCCTTTATCTATGGAAATTCTTAAAGGTAAATTCAAAGCTGGAGACACAATTCAAGCTGATTTTAGAAAAGACTGCCTTATTTTTAAGAAAAAAAATAATACGAACAAGGAAGCTGTTACCGTAAAATCATGA
- a CDS encoding UvrB/UvrC motif-containing protein produces the protein MKCEICGKRVAQIQLQQKTQGKEITHYLCITCAKDKGIENVDGKVQFNLGQIMNSLNPHEDNSLDKCPGCQQSVEDIKKNKEVGCPLCYLFFRNEIKDLLHKHNGLVLKYKGIPDVRQEEITKLEHKLTDLIEKEMYEEAALIRDKIQELKHC, from the coding sequence ATGAAATGTGAAATATGCGGTAAAAGAGTCGCACAAATTCAGTTACAACAGAAAACACAAGGCAAAGAAATTACTCATTATCTATGTATTACCTGTGCTAAGGACAAAGGTATTGAAAATGTTGATGGTAAAGTACAATTCAACCTAGGTCAAATTATGAACTCATTGAATCCTCATGAGGACAATTCCCTGGACAAATGCCCTGGCTGTCAACAATCTGTAGAAGATATTAAAAAGAATAAAGAAGTAGGTTGTCCTTTGTGTTATCTTTTTTTTCGAAATGAGATAAAGGACCTTCTCCATAAACATAATGGTCTCGTTCTCAAGTATAAAGGTATTCCAGATGTACGACAGGAAGAGATAACAAAATTGGAACATAAGTTAACTGATTTGATTGAAAAAGAAATGTATGAAGAAGCAGCCCTTATTCGTGATAAAATCCAGGAGCTTAAACATTGTTAA
- a CDS encoding tetratricopeptide repeat protein, translated as MKRQLIVISLFLLSLTLFGEGSDALFFKGQQAFGQKNFDEALLYFGQLVKTYPNDTRADDAYYYQGVSFFYKNDYKRAANQFSSMEKRYPSSRFISRINYWIGASYLGLQDYRKSEIAFKKQVDYTNEVALLSQSHFYLALSYEKNNKLKKALSEYKVSFDGDLKDNFKAQALYRMGTTNMLLENWIDARNNFNQLLISYPRSEWSIDSVYLIGQVAFELKDYESAESRWDTFLKTSPSSEYRKDALYRLAMLKLQLGKADEGYSLLDLLVNDYNTGDLYKNSLILLADHATDNNLFTDGQNYYKKLISLATDPEEKQNYYYGLGKTYFNTDDPLKALPWLESSIDGPDSEIKRLATYNWGRIQMEHGDWQLGAERLKSYLLNYSQYEGSERIAQVVVTRLERNEAYDDELDWLNMLDRFYPDSEYHSIYVLKRIDIALQQGHTDIDTSSLSVLTESEDLDVATKALYRMGYIYSLRKEYMRSEGYYYRITELLSTGELYEKALLARGICFMNINDNDKALGVFNRLLREKPDSTFAPKTHYYKGNIYKRTADYTQAIKEYLAANTTLNGSMREKLLLNLGEAQLLADEAEDALETYKQYYTLMTDPLKQKDAGKRVIQAAISAKKYEEAINFIGNKQGSDLLPYLVDAYLGLGNYTKASELYYEGLSKGKDLGAIIDGYISLLEYQYGSNNNEEIRSITDNSLQKASPDLEKLIYLNGAKTAFTWNNYSEARRLFMRFLENYPNDPNALGASDALAITIRTTNSNEFNQSVLDYLKTNNTSIQFPTDPLYVALGRLYPDDEFIIDQLKNILKNPESSKYLVEAQFLMGEYYYAQNNLTNAYLLFDVVINSGISPDVLESYSKEIQIVYTQQGFEQAAEIVQKAFVNLNSEQEKGRILYEGYLLAYQASMTSSSSSQFFYNQLEQNFSDTIWYEKAKSLE; from the coding sequence ATGAAGCGACAACTTATAGTTATATCTCTTTTCTTACTGAGCCTAACCTTATTTGGTGAAGGCTCAGATGCTTTGTTCTTTAAAGGCCAACAGGCTTTTGGTCAAAAGAATTTTGATGAAGCTCTATTATATTTTGGACAATTGGTTAAAACCTATCCTAATGATACTCGTGCTGATGATGCTTATTATTATCAAGGGGTTAGTTTTTTTTATAAAAATGATTATAAAAGAGCAGCAAATCAATTTAGCTCAATGGAAAAGAGATATCCCTCAAGTCGTTTTATTAGTCGAATAAACTATTGGATTGGGGCTTCTTATTTAGGATTACAGGATTATCGTAAATCAGAAATTGCTTTTAAAAAGCAAGTAGATTATACAAATGAAGTTGCCTTATTAAGTCAAAGCCATTTTTATTTGGCCCTGAGTTATGAGAAGAACAATAAACTGAAAAAAGCTCTTAGCGAATATAAAGTAAGTTTTGATGGTGATTTAAAGGATAATTTTAAAGCTCAAGCCTTGTATCGAATGGGTACCACTAATATGTTACTTGAAAATTGGATTGATGCCCGTAATAATTTCAATCAGCTATTGATTAGTTATCCACGTTCTGAATGGTCTATAGATAGTGTGTATTTAATAGGGCAAGTTGCTTTTGAATTAAAAGATTATGAAAGTGCTGAAAGTCGTTGGGACACCTTCCTAAAGACTTCTCCTTCTTCTGAATATAGAAAAGATGCTTTATATAGATTGGCAATGCTAAAATTACAATTGGGAAAAGCTGATGAAGGCTATTCTTTATTGGATTTGCTTGTAAATGATTATAATACAGGTGATTTGTATAAGAATAGTCTTATCCTTCTAGCAGATCATGCAACAGATAATAACTTATTTACAGATGGACAAAACTATTATAAAAAATTGATTAGTTTAGCTACAGATCCGGAAGAAAAGCAGAATTACTATTATGGTTTAGGAAAAACTTATTTTAATACTGATGACCCCCTTAAAGCATTACCTTGGTTAGAATCAAGCATAGACGGGCCTGATTCAGAAATCAAAAGATTGGCGACTTACAATTGGGGTCGTATTCAAATGGAGCATGGGGATTGGCAACTTGGTGCTGAACGTTTGAAGTCTTATCTCCTGAATTATAGTCAGTATGAGGGTTCTGAACGAATTGCCCAAGTTGTTGTAACACGTCTAGAGCGTAATGAAGCTTATGATGATGAATTAGATTGGCTTAATATGTTAGATCGCTTTTATCCTGATTCTGAGTATCATAGTATCTATGTTCTGAAAAGAATAGATATTGCCTTACAACAGGGGCATACGGATATTGATACCTCATCTTTATCTGTTCTTACTGAATCAGAGGATTTAGATGTGGCAACCAAAGCCCTATATAGAATGGGTTACATTTATAGTTTACGAAAAGAATACATGCGAAGTGAAGGGTATTACTATAGAATTACCGAATTGTTGAGTACGGGAGAGCTTTATGAAAAAGCTCTTTTAGCAAGAGGTATTTGTTTTATGAATATCAATGATAATGACAAAGCATTAGGTGTATTCAATCGTTTACTTCGTGAGAAGCCTGATTCCACTTTCGCTCCTAAAACTCACTATTATAAAGGGAATATCTACAAACGTACTGCTGATTATACTCAAGCCATAAAAGAGTATTTAGCAGCGAATACTACTTTAAATGGATCTATGAGGGAAAAACTTTTATTGAATTTAGGGGAAGCTCAGTTATTAGCTGATGAAGCAGAAGACGCACTTGAAACCTACAAACAATATTATACTTTAATGACTGATCCTCTGAAACAAAAGGATGCAGGTAAGAGGGTTATACAAGCAGCTATCAGTGCCAAAAAGTATGAAGAAGCGATTAATTTTATTGGTAACAAACAAGGCAGTGATTTATTACCTTATCTTGTAGATGCCTATTTAGGGCTTGGTAATTATACCAAGGCAAGCGAATTATATTATGAAGGACTATCTAAGGGAAAAGATTTAGGAGCTATTATTGATGGGTATATTTCATTATTAGAATATCAGTATGGTAGTAACAATAACGAAGAGATTCGTAGTATTACCGATAATTCCCTACAAAAGGCTTCTCCCGACTTAGAAAAATTGATTTATCTTAATGGAGCCAAAACTGCGTTTACTTGGAATAATTATAGTGAGGCTAGAAGATTATTTATGAGGTTTCTTGAGAATTATCCAAATGACCCTAATGCCTTGGGAGCCTCTGATGCACTCGCTATTACAATAAGAACCACTAATTCAAATGAATTCAATCAAAGTGTTCTTGATTATCTTAAGACTAATAATACCAGTATCCAATTCCCTACTGATCCTTTATATGTTGCTTTGGGTAGACTATATCCAGATGATGAGTTCATTATTGACCAGCTAAAAAATATATTAAAAAATCCTGAAAGTTCTAAATATTTAGTAGAAGCTCAGTTTTTAATGGGTGAGTATTATTATGCTCAAAATAATCTAACTAATGCTTATTTACTATTCGATGTGGTTATTAATTCAGGAATCAGTCCTGATGTGTTGGAATCATACTCTAAGGAAATACAAATTGTATATACACAACAGGGGTTTGAACAAGCTGCTGAGATTGTTCAAAAAGCATTTGTTAATTTAAATAGTGAACAAGAGAAAGGAAGAATTCTTTATGAAGGTTATTTGTTAGCTTATCAAGCAAGTATGACTTCTAGTTCCTCCAGTCAATTTTTCTATAATCAGTTAGAGCAAAATTTTAGTGATACTATCTGGTATGAAAAGGCCAAATCACTTGAATAA
- the murC gene encoding UDP-N-acetylmuramate--L-alanine ligase, with the protein MVELNYFPKNKSKIFFVGIKGTGMAALAALLKTKDYFVYGSDVGEPFFTDLILSKYNIDFDVDFSIDALDDTYDFVIYSAAYDVDSHPQLLKASELKIPMAVYPQALGLLSKESYFVGVAGIHGKTTTTALIGTLIKNTPLQASVLAGSIVSQFDNSPVLTQGEELFVAETCEYRRHFLFFDPNVVLITSLEEDHLDYFKDLDDIKDAFLSYCQKIPKGGSVIYYGDSQNVISFIESLSSLRPDLRLIPYGYSCNSLYTITSTEFESGQFTFQLVNFNKLWTLAVPGRHNILNATAALAVITELYKYKELKIESSTLDSWHNSLISFKGTKRRSEVIGEACGILFMDDYGHHPTALKTTIEGVREFYPDRRIVVDFMSHTYSRTISLFDEFAQAFSSADVVILHKIYASARETQGTIRGQDLYHKTKEYHNSVYYEEEPLESIKLVTDILKSGDLFLTMGAGNNWELGQALYKLYSSKESIN; encoded by the coding sequence ATGGTAGAACTTAATTATTTTCCAAAAAATAAAAGTAAAATATTTTTTGTTGGGATAAAAGGTACTGGAATGGCTGCATTGGCAGCCCTTCTAAAAACAAAGGATTATTTTGTCTATGGTTCTGATGTCGGGGAACCTTTCTTTACAGATTTAATTTTATCAAAGTACAATATAGATTTTGATGTTGATTTTTCTATTGATGCTCTTGATGATACCTATGATTTTGTTATTTATTCAGCCGCTTATGATGTAGATTCTCATCCCCAACTACTAAAAGCTAGTGAATTAAAAATCCCTATGGCTGTTTATCCCCAAGCTTTAGGATTATTATCAAAAGAGTCTTATTTTGTTGGTGTTGCTGGCATACATGGAAAGACAACCACCACAGCCTTAATTGGTACATTAATTAAAAATACTCCATTACAAGCTTCTGTATTAGCTGGTTCCATTGTAAGTCAATTTGACAATTCACCTGTCTTAACACAGGGAGAAGAGTTGTTTGTAGCTGAGACCTGTGAATATAGAAGACATTTTCTATTTTTCGATCCAAATGTAGTATTAATAACTAGTCTAGAAGAAGATCATCTTGATTATTTTAAAGATCTAGATGATATAAAAGATGCCTTTCTAAGTTATTGTCAGAAAATACCAAAGGGTGGATCTGTAATATACTATGGCGATAGTCAAAATGTTATTAGTTTTATTGAGAGTTTATCTTCTCTGAGGCCAGATTTACGATTAATTCCTTATGGCTATTCATGCAATAGTCTATATACTATAACCTCGACTGAGTTTGAATCAGGTCAATTTACATTTCAACTAGTGAATTTTAATAAACTATGGACTTTGGCTGTGCCTGGTCGACATAATATTCTCAATGCAACAGCTGCTTTAGCTGTTATTACTGAACTCTATAAGTATAAAGAGTTGAAGATAGAATCTTCTACTTTGGATTCCTGGCATAACAGCTTGATAAGTTTTAAAGGCACAAAAAGAAGATCAGAGGTGATAGGAGAAGCTTGCGGCATTTTGTTTATGGATGATTATGGCCATCATCCTACAGCTCTTAAAACCACTATAGAAGGGGTACGGGAGTTCTATCCTGATCGCAGAATCGTTGTTGATTTTATGTCTCATACTTATTCTAGGACCATTAGTCTCTTTGATGAGTTTGCACAAGCATTCTCTAGTGCTGATGTTGTCATTCTTCACAAAATATATGCCTCTGCAAGAGAAACTCAAGGAACCATTAGAGGACAGGATTTGTATCACAAAACTAAGGAATATCATAATAGTGTTTATTATGAAGAAGAACCATTAGAAAGCATTAAGTTAGTGACGGACATATTAAAATCGGGCGATCTCTTTCTAACAATGGGAGCTGGTAATAATTGGGAATTAGGACAGGCTTTATATAAATTATACTCAAGTAAGGAGTCAATAAATTGA
- a CDS encoding ABC transporter permease produces MKNIINNLRLGFKPIADILKGTKKSKNLKSAFWGIVLSVIPIVVVLLVSDGMIFGITKRYIETSLYHFQIRSFRSKSIEDMELELSQAFDGEDWFKSGWFEHQSTGMLFNDLGKTVGFIRGVDPLWYEKDAGLRDYLQIKSGSFDLSKNNDIVLGQELASKLNLKVGDSVKLSTLKKISSQRYLPKITSFHVTGIVSTGYRELDKLWLFISFDESISIIGKEQGTVLYGLKVRNPQQDLMALTYEVNSQLPSGYGAYSWYNLGYSQFKNFETTQILLLFIMAVIIAVAAINISSSLIMIVIEDTKEIAILRSLGASPTYVKNKYLMTGCGIGFLGSLVGLALGLLIGVNINFVISLLEGSINIVSAVKLSLSQGQLILPHVNWGREYYLEKIPTVIHIYKLLGIFFFANILAFISTSFPAQKAANLKPVDILHRH; encoded by the coding sequence ATGAAAAATATTATCAATAATCTACGACTGGGGTTTAAACCTATTGCTGATATATTAAAAGGTACAAAAAAGTCTAAGAATCTCAAATCGGCATTTTGGGGTATTGTATTAAGTGTTATACCTATAGTAGTTGTCTTATTAGTATCCGATGGTATGATCTTTGGGATCACAAAAAGGTATATCGAAACCTCATTATATCATTTTCAGATAAGGTCTTTTAGATCAAAGTCTATCGAAGATATGGAATTAGAACTTTCTCAAGCTTTTGACGGAGAAGATTGGTTTAAAAGTGGTTGGTTTGAACATCAGAGTACGGGGATGTTATTTAATGACTTAGGGAAAACTGTTGGTTTTATTCGTGGAGTTGATCCGCTTTGGTATGAAAAAGATGCTGGTTTAAGGGATTATTTACAGATTAAATCAGGATCTTTTGATTTGAGCAAAAATAATGATATTGTATTAGGGCAGGAACTAGCTAGTAAATTAAATCTAAAAGTTGGTGACTCTGTAAAATTAAGTACATTAAAGAAGATCTCAAGTCAAAGATATTTGCCCAAAATTACCAGTTTTCATGTAACAGGTATTGTATCAACTGGTTACCGTGAATTGGATAAGCTATGGTTATTCATTTCATTTGATGAATCTATTAGTATTATAGGTAAAGAACAAGGTACAGTATTATATGGACTTAAGGTTAGGAATCCTCAACAAGATTTAATGGCCTTAACTTATGAAGTGAATTCACAGCTCCCCTCTGGTTATGGTGCCTATTCTTGGTACAATTTAGGTTATAGCCAATTCAAGAATTTTGAGACTACACAAATACTTCTCTTATTTATTATGGCTGTTATTATTGCTGTTGCCGCTATTAACATAAGCTCCTCTCTTATTATGATAGTGATTGAAGATACAAAAGAAATAGCCATATTGCGGTCCCTGGGCGCTTCCCCTACTTATGTTAAAAACAAATACTTAATGACTGGTTGTGGTATTGGTTTCTTAGGAAGTTTAGTCGGATTAGCTCTTGGTTTACTGATAGGTGTTAACATTAATTTTGTTATATCTTTGTTAGAAGGATCAATAAATATTGTGTCTGCTGTTAAGCTAAGCTTAAGTCAAGGACAGCTAATATTACCTCATGTTAATTGGGGACGTGAATATTATTTGGAAAAAATACCGACTGTTATTCATATATATAAGTTATTGGGAATATTCTTTTTTGCCAATATTTTAGCGTTTATTAGTACTAGTTTTCCTGCCCAAAAGGCAGCCAATTTAAAACCTGTTGATATTCTTCATCGTCATTAG
- a CDS encoding YicC/YloC family endoribonuclease: MTGFGFAELEDNKYQITLDIKTYNNRYLDLILNIPNYLNPLEPKIRELIAQNFKRGRIEVYLRYKEINEDIEVIIDECAVMAYNKALNKILDITGIKEEVSLNHILKQDGVIKTEKNRNIDVIWNQLQHLFVKAIQDVQYMRSREGELTSQDIKNNLESIKSFVANIELHRPIAEETWKQSLIDKLQEVTTQIEEQRVLTEVAVLAAKLDINEEIQRLYGHIEGMFDMMISSDPVGKKMDFLSQEMNREVNTIGSKMGQIEIQKEVVNIKDCLEKIREQLRNVE, from the coding sequence ATGACTGGCTTTGGATTTGCTGAATTAGAGGATAATAAATACCAGATAACTTTGGATATAAAAACTTATAATAATCGTTATCTTGATTTAATATTAAATATTCCCAATTATCTTAATCCTCTCGAACCTAAAATAAGAGAACTTATTGCTCAGAACTTTAAACGCGGCAGGATAGAGGTTTATCTTAGGTATAAAGAGATAAATGAAGATATTGAGGTTATTATTGATGAATGTGCTGTTATGGCCTATAACAAAGCTCTAAATAAGATATTAGATATTACCGGTATAAAAGAAGAAGTAAGCTTAAATCATATTCTGAAACAAGATGGTGTTATAAAGACTGAAAAGAATAGAAATATCGATGTTATCTGGAATCAATTACAGCATTTATTTGTTAAAGCAATCCAGGATGTACAGTATATGAGAAGCCGTGAAGGCGAATTAACAAGTCAAGACATTAAGAACAATCTTGAAAGTATTAAGTCTTTTGTGGCAAATATAGAGCTTCACAGGCCTATAGCTGAAGAGACATGGAAACAATCTCTTATTGATAAACTACAGGAAGTCACCACTCAAATTGAGGAGCAACGTGTTTTAACTGAAGTCGCCGTTCTGGCTGCAAAGTTAGATATAAATGAAGAGATACAAAGACTTTACGGTCATATTGAGGGAATGTTCGATATGATGATCTCATCAGATCCTGTTGGTAAGAAGATGGATTTTCTTAGTCAGGAAATGAACCGAGAAGTAAATACTATTGGTAGTAAAATGGGGCAAATTGAAATACAAAAAGAAGTGGTTAATATAAAAGATTGTTTGGAGAAGATACGTGAACAGTTACGAAATGTGGAATAA